A window of Fragaria vesca subsp. vesca linkage group LG7, FraVesHawaii_1.0, whole genome shotgun sequence contains these coding sequences:
- the LOC101308707 gene encoding uncharacterized protein LOC101308707, whose protein sequence is MAASSPLPPHVEAYIEISLRTFATFSCCRGNRVFRLDLRLLEERIANTVADGLSLCLTAEKAFELLYSLKNSEGNVVHSSPMQLISQYSGVLPGVDWSADSYVVSVQIPALIFRELINNLSTHAPTVQATMTSLEIIFRAADMETVMSEEDLSYIILLREGQYPYTFRFTLHQKSAILNAVSLSDRVTLNQLLDSRTVIQIPVEGLGSIQFCFPL, encoded by the exons ATGGCGGCTTCGAGCCCTCTCCCGCCTCATGTTGAGGCCTATATCGAAATATCGCTGAGAACCTTCGCCACCTTCAGCTGCTGCCGCGGCAATCGCGTCTTCCGCCTCGATCTCCGCCTCTTGGAGGAGCGTATCGCCAACACCGTCGCCGACGGTCTTTCTTTGTGTCTCACGGCGGAGAAGGCCTTCGAGCTGCTCTATAGCTTGAAAAACA GTGAGGGTAATGTGGTGCACAGCTCTCCGATGCAGCTAATCTCACAATACAGCGGTGTTTTACCAGGAGTAGATTGGTCTGCTGACAGCTATGTAGTCAGCGTCCAGATTCCGGCTCTCATTTTCCGGGAGCTCATCAACAATTTGAGCACGCATGCTCCTACAG TTCAAGCCACAATGACAAGTTTAGAAATCATATTTCGTGCTGCTGATATGGAGACTGTTATGAGCGAAGAG GATTTGAGTTACATAATTCTGCTTCGGGAAGGCCAATATCCTTATACATTTAGATTTACGCTCCACCAAAAGAGTGCAATACTAAACGCTGTGAGCTTATCAGACCGGGTTACACTTAATCAGCTTTTGGATTCACGTACCGTGATACAAATACCGGTTGAGGGACTCGGCAGCATCCAGTTCTGCTTTCCGCTTTAG